The Syngnathus scovelli strain Florida chromosome 19, RoL_Ssco_1.2, whole genome shotgun sequence region AGGTTCGTTTTCATCCGCTCGTAAAATTTATTTCATGTGCTGGTACACTTTATGACAAATGTGTCACTGCTCGCTCCAACTTCAACCAATCTGGAGGTTTGTTTCTGTCCGCTCGTAAAATTTATTTAACGTGCtgataccctttttttttttcatgactaaCAAACAGACGTGTCACTGGTGGCCCCTCTCTGATTATCGTCACTGAATGTTGCATGCGATCCTTTCAGGTGTTCACATGATTCAGCTAATGTACGTCTGTGAATGGGATGATGAgacgggtgaagttgatgcttggGAGCAATACTGTTACGACGGAGAATACTTCCTATCATTTGAGGGGAAGACGATGAAGTGGATCGCAGCAAATCTACAAGCTTTCAGTACCAAAATCAAGTGGGACCAAACCAAGAAGAATGTTCCTACTGAGGAGTGTCCTTTTTATTTGAAGACGCATGTGAGAAACGGGAGGGACTTTCTGACGAGAACCGGTACattgtcctctctctctctctctctctctctctctctctcgctctctcgctctctcgctctctcgctctctcgctctctcgctctctcgctctctctctcgctctctctctctctcgctctctctctcgctctctctctcgctctctctctctctcgctctctctctctctctctctctctctctctctctctctctgtctgtctgtctgtctgtctgtctgtctgtctgtctgtctgtctgtctgtctgtctgtgtgtgtgtgtctctctctctctctctctctctctgtctgtctgtctgtctgtgtgtgtgtctctctctctctctctctctctgtctgtctgtctgtctgtctgtgtgtctctctctctctctctctctctgtctgtctgtctgtctgtgtgtgtgtctctctctctctgtctgtctgtctgtctgtctgtctgtgtgtgtgtctctctctctctctctgtctgtctgtgtgtgtgtctgtgtgtgtgtctctctctctctctctctctgtctgtctgtgtgtgtgtgtctctctctctctctctctctctgtctgtgtgtgtgtgtctctctctctctctctctctctctctctctgtctgtctgtgtgtgtgtgtctctctctctctgtctctctctctgtctctctctctctctctctgtctgtctgtctgtgtgtctctctctctctgtctgtctgtgtctctctctctctctctctctctctgtctgtctgtctgtctgtctgtctgtctgtctgtctgtctgtctgtctgtctgtctgtgtgtctctctctctctctctctctctgtgtgtctctctctctctctctctctctctctgtgtgtctgtgtgtctctgtctgtctgtgtgtctctctctctctctctctctgtctgtgtgtctctctgtctctctctctctctctgtctgtctgtgtgtctctgtgtctctctgtctctctgtctctctctgtctctctgtgtctgtgtgtctctgtgtctctgtgtctctgtctctctccacACATGCTCTTTCTTACACATTCTCTCCATCTTTCCTGCCCTCCTAACGCGTTTTGCTCCATCTTTGCGTGCAGAGCTTCCCAAGATGTTTCTCCTGCAGAAGACGCCTTCCCCTCCGGTCACCTGCCACGCCACGGGTTTctaccccaggacatcgtccctCTTTTGGAGGAAGAACGGCGAGGAGATCCATGAGGACGTGGAGATGGGGGCAACACTCCCCAATCACGATGGAACCTTCCAGACCTCGGTCCACCTGAAAGTGGAGGTGACGTCCGCCGCGGAGCAGGAGTACGAATGCGTGTTCCAGCTAGCCAGTGGCCTGGAAGCCACTGTCACCAAGCTGGACGCCGGAAGCATCCTGAGCAACGCCCGCATCCAGGGTGAGTGTTTGTCACGGCTCAGACACGTCCCATTGGCTGTAGGGCTCTCGCGAGTATTGACGTGGGTCTCTTTGTCGCACGCGCTTTGCCATCTGAAGAAGAGCAAGACAGGAAGAAGGCGAGGGCCATCGTCATTGTGTGGGCGGTCCTTGCTCCGATGGCCGTGGTGATGTTGATCCTTGCCGTGTGTCACATAACCAGATAAGGTGAGCGACACAAATGGTTCCTCTGTCAGGAACATCCAGAGATTTTTGTTTGCCTCGTGCCATTCACGGCCATTCCTAATCTCCTCTTGCTTGTCTTTCATTTCAGCCGAATATCCAGAAAAACAACGAGAAtcagcaatttctggagaaattgcgtgtgaagccaAAGAAGctgaatacttggggaatgctacaGAAGGATGTttcaagttggaacgggttgaatcggtcaaataaTGTAGGAATTTGAAGGGAAAAGCAGAATTTTATAAAATATGGCGTGAACATGTATCATAGAAAATCGAcgtcataaaaaaatattattattatcattattattattactacacactgccacatccagaagttctcagACGACACAGCCATTGTTGGATAAGTTTctgaggggaacgatctggaatacaggacggtcaacaaggactttgtcagttggtgtgagctcaaccagcttcagctgaacaccagcaagacgaagaaGATAATTGTGAACTTCAAGAGGAAAGCACCCCACTTCACTCCGGTGAACGTCCAGGGAACGGCGGACATTGATgtcgtggagaactacaaattcctgggtgttcgcctaaaaacaaactggactggactgaacaCACTCACGCCCTGTACaagaagggccagagtcgcctccacctgctgaggagaccaCCGAGGTCTTTCGGTgtttgcagggctctcctcgggactttctatgactctgtggtaGTAAATCCCATAATGCTCCGCTACGCACCAACCAACCTCCAAATGGAGCTGATTGAACTCCAGTGTAGTGACACACTCAAGTCCAAGTATGATGCTGCGGGCACCGCACAGTTTCCACATTTCATCCCTGACATAATCAATCGCTCAGCTCCGCACTCAAGCTGCTCAGCTGCTCTCCATGTTCAGCAGCACTTATCTATTGGAACTATTCTCTTCAATGAAGATGACCATAACATCTCACAGGAGACGTCTGACTAATGACCACCTTTGTGCAATCCTGAGGATTTCCTCAGCTCAGAGCCTCAGCCCAGACATTGATGAACTAGCATCGAAGAAGACATGCCAGGTATCTGGCTTGGACACATCGGAGCAGATCAGTGTGTAGCAAACTGACTGGTAATGTTTTCTTTATGCACTTTTTCTTGCTACTCCAATGTATGGACTTGAATGTCTGCACTTTGACAGAGGAATGTTATTTGttaatttgtttattatttttattttatatttgaatCTATCATTAGCCTTTGGGAAAATGTTTAACGGAGAAGGCTGCACGTAAAAAGAGAGGCACATGGTTGTTGTTCTGCACTCAGTGTTTTGTATTGAAACGTCATCAACTTTTATTTCATAGTGACGAGCGCCCTCCTGTGGATGCTTAGTGTAAGTGTTTTACTCAGTACGAGACTCGGTGACGGATCAGTTACACGTACTAACTACATACTGTGGATGTACAAAGTTGATGTTCCTCAAAACGTTATTGCCTTG contains the following coding sequences:
- the LOC125986566 gene encoding major histocompatibility complex class I-related gene protein isoform X5; translation: MLGNNLLGLFVMAVQIYSVTPVIHTLNYFMTASRNGTLPEYVEVVYVDDVQILQFDSNHRKMNVKHDWVNKISEDDPHFWEKEMEISYATEQVMKNKIEIAKKHFNQTGGVHMIQLMYVCEWDDETGEVDAWEQYCYDGEYFLSFEGKTMKWIAANLQAFSTKIKWDQTKKNVPTEECPFYLKTHVRNGRDFLTRTELPKMFLLQKTPSPPVTCHATGFYPRTSSLFWRKNGEEIHEDVEMGATLPNHDGTFQTSVHLKVEVTSAAEQEYECVFQLASGLEATVTKLDAGSILSNARIQEEQDRKKARAIVIVWAVLAPMAVVMLILAVCHITR
- the LOC125986566 gene encoding major histocompatibility complex class I-related gene protein isoform X6, yielding MLGNNLLGLFVMAVQIYSVTPVIHTLNYFMTASRNGTLPEYVEVVYVDDVQILQFDSNHRKMNVKHDWVNKISEDDPHFWEKEMEISYATEQVMKNKIEIAKKHFNQTGGVHMIQLMYVCEWDDETGEVDAWEQYCYDGEYFLSFEGKTMKWIAANLQAFSTKIKWDQTKKNVPTEECPFYLKTHVRNGRDFLTRTELPKMFLLQKTPSPPVTCHATGFYPRTSSLFWRKNGEEIHEDVEMGATLPNHDGTFQTSVHLKVEVTSAAEQEYECVFQLASGLEATVTKLDAGSILSNARIQEQDRKKARAIVIVWAVLAPMAVVMLILAVCHITR